Proteins co-encoded in one Setaria viridis chromosome 9, Setaria_viridis_v4.0, whole genome shotgun sequence genomic window:
- the LOC117835571 gene encoding long-chain-alcohol oxidase FAO1, translating into MSTQQQEKASAAAGRGSPLLRRCKRERYTHGLRPPQMEALRAMCGALIPSLPVEGPFHGDKHGGGNKDDVERFYRASAADGAIPDEVAEMATGCAREAMLLVRVILWMLSTKVGTFVLCGWLCVSSRFPYVFKFADMPLERREEVLKWWSKTRWLFPLKVTFVLVKILSHYSFYTTINEHSDNPSWKAIGYSVPDVDRPQEDLSEAAPSPSPRPLDSGVVETRSLDDAALLRSLMDKGLAVKADVSGPHHTVQCDVVIVGSGCGGGVAAAVLAAAGHKVVVVEKGDYFTAEDYSSIEGPSMERLYEKGGIFCTSNASTIMFTGATVGGGSAINWSASIRTPEWVTQEWAREHGLPVFGSPEYAHAMDAVCTRLAVTSGCREEGFQNKALRNGCEALGLRADAVPRNTSEGHFCGSCHLGCPTGEKRGTDTTWLVDAVAQGAVVLTGCKAERFVLESNPGKNGCRSKRCVGLVAKCMGDGITRKLRIEAKVSISACGALMTPPLLRRSGLKNRHIGRNLHLHPVSMAWGYFPDGTPEPRPLTGKCYEGGIITTLHRVTARTIVQTPALGPGSMASLIPWESGRDMKERMLRYARTAHAFALVRDRGAGTVGREGRVRYVPSSEDVEELRNGLRRALRILVAAGAAEVGTHRSDGLRLRCEGLRDEDLEAFLNEVTVAKGPMIPGSDTWALLCSAHQMGSCRMGSRPRDGAVDGRGESWEAEGLYVCDGSLLPTAVGVNPMITIQSTAYYVSKGIAESLAARVKKP; encoded by the exons ATGTCAACGCAGCAGCAGGAgaaggcgtcggcggcggcggggaggggaagCCCGCTGCTGCGGCGGTGCAAGCGCGAGCGCTACACGCACGGCCTGCGCCCGCCGCAGATGGAGGCGCTCCGGGCCATGTGTGGCGCGCTCATCCCGTCCCTGCCCGTCGAGGGGCCTTTCCACGGGGACAagcacggcggcggcaacaAGGACGACGTCGAGCGGTTCTACCGCGCatccgccgccgacggcgccatCCCCGACGAG gtCGCGGAGATGGCCACCGGATGTGCACGGGAGGCTATGTTGCTGGTGAGAGTTATCCTTTGGATGTTGAGCACCAAGGTGGGCACATTCGTCCTATGTGGCTGGCTATGCGTCTCTAGCAGGTTTCCTTACGTCTTCAAGTTCGCCGACATGCCGCTGGAGCGTCGAGAGGAAGTGCTGAAGTGGTGGAGCAAGACGCGGTGGTTGTTCCCCCTCAAGGTCACCTTCGTCCTCGTCAAGATCCTATCGCACTACTCATTCTACACAACG ATAAACGAGCACTCGGACAACCCGTCCTGGAAAGCGATAGGATACAGCGTGCCGGACGTCGACAGGCCACAGGAAGACCTATCGGAAGCagcaccgtcgccgtcgccgcgacCACTGGACAGCGGCGTCGTGGAGACCAGATCCCTGGACGATGCCGCGCTGCTGAGGTCACTCATGGACAAAGGACTGGCGGTGAAAGCGGACGTGTCAGGCCCGCACCACACTGTGCAGTGCGACGTCGTCATCGTCGGCTCCGGCTGCGGAGgcggcgtggccgccgccgtgctcgccgcaGCGGGGCAcaaggtcgtcgtcgtcgagaaGGGGGACTACTTCACGGCCGAGGATTACAGCTCCATCGAGGGCCCGTCCATGGAGCGCCTCTACGAGAAGGGAGGCATCTTCTGCACGTCCAACGCGTCGACCATCATGTTCACGGGCGCCAcggtcggcggcggctccgcgATCAACTGGTCGGCCAGCATCCGAACGCCGGAGTGGGTCACGCAGGAGTGGGCTCGGGAGCACGGGCTCCCCGTGTTCGGGAGCCCCGAGTACGCGCACGCCATGGACGCGGTTTGCACCCGGCTCGCGGTGACTAGCGGGTGCCGGGAGGAGGGGTTCCAGAACAAGGCGCTCCGCAACGGCTGCGAGGCGCTCGGGCTGCGTGCCGACGCCGTGCCGCGCAACACGTCGGAGGGCCATTTCTGCGGAAGCTGCCATCTCGGCTGCCCCACCGGCGAGAAGCGCGGCACCGACACGACGTGGCTCGTCGACGCGGTGGCGCAGGGCGCGGTCGTACTGACGGGGTGCAAGGCCGAGCGTTTCGTACTCGAGAGCAACCCCGGCAAGAACGGGTGCCGGAGCAAGAGGTGCGTGGGCCTGGTGGCGAAGTGCATGGGCGACGGCATCACCAGGAAGCTGCGCATCGAGGCCAAGGTCTCCATCTCGGCTTGCGGCGCGCTCAtgacgccgccgctgctccgccgCAGCGGGCTCAAGAACAGGCACATAGGCCgcaacctccacctccacccggtGTCCATGGCGTGGGGCTACTTCCCGGACGGCACGCCGGAGCCGCGGCCGCTCACGGGCAAGTGCTACGAGGGCGGCATCATCACCACCTTGCACCGCGTCACCGCCCGCACCATCGTCCAGACGCCGGCGCTGGGGCCGGGGTCCATGGCCTCGCTGATCCCCTGGGAGTCGGGGCGGGACATGAAGGAGCGCATGCTCCGGTACGCGCGCACGGCGCACGCCTTCGCGCTTGTCCGGGACCGCGGCGCGGGGACCGTGGGCCGCGAGGGCCGCGTGCGCTACGTCCCGAGTAGCGAGGACGTGGAGGAGCTCCGGAACGGCCTGCGCCGGGCGCTGCGCATCCtggtggcggccggcgccgccgaggtcggCACCCACCGCAGCGACGGGCTCCGGCTGCGGTGCGAGGGGCTCCGCGACGAGGACCTGGAGGCGTTCCTGAACGAGGTGACCGTCGCGAAAGGGCCGATGATTCCTGGGTCGGATACGTGGGCGCTCCTGTGCTCGGCGCACCAGATGGGCAGCTGCCGGATGGGGTCCAGGCCCCGTGACGGCGCCGTGGACGGCCGCGGCGAGAGCTGGGAGGCCGAGGGGCTGTACGTGTGCGACGGCAGCCTGCTGCCGACGGCGGTGGGCGTGAACCCCATGATCACCATACAGTCCACCGCGTACTACGTCTCCAAGGGCATCGCCGAGTCCTTGGCGGCGCGCGTGAAGAAGCCGTAG